Proteins co-encoded in one Sporosarcina sp. FSL K6-1522 genomic window:
- a CDS encoding phospho-sugar mutase, whose translation MLDLYGQWKDEPSLAVHLKQELVEIDGNYHEIEDRFYQHLSFGTGGMRGLLGAGTNRMNIYTIRRIAEGLALLILADGEEAMRRGVVIAYDTRHFSKEFALETAKTIGKHGIQVFLFKESRPTPELSFAIRHLQAYAGVVITASHNPATYNGIKIYGEDGGQLPPIPSDKMTQFIETLQNPFAIRTGDAAELVASGQLIYVSEEIDAAYERCLLTLREDIPMLTTHGQDVTIVFTPLHGAGLVPVTNGLRAFGFDNVTVVQEQAAPNSAFPTVLYPNPEERSAFELAIALGHETKADLLLATDPDADRLGVAIRKQDGEYELLNGNQLGALLLHYILMQKQKKGELPTNGIALKTIVTSEFGRAVATKFGVQMLDTLTGFKFISEKIEEFATTKAYTFLFGYEESYGFLIGDFARDKDAVQTALMTAEMVTYYHSKNHAIYEALQDLYEELGHFRESLTSLTFEGKQGQQKIEQLMRTFRTHPPQSIAGISVIAIEDYQLRTRRFSSGVVEPLTLPEADVLKLLLEDDSWICIRPSGTEPKCKFYFGVRKDDAASAEATLQMIEQDIMESIQVLN comes from the coding sequence GTGTTAGATCTGTATGGACAGTGGAAAGATGAACCTTCATTAGCTGTACACCTCAAGCAAGAGTTAGTAGAAATTGACGGAAATTACCATGAAATCGAAGATCGGTTTTATCAGCATCTCTCTTTTGGAACGGGTGGCATGCGAGGCTTACTTGGGGCTGGAACGAATCGGATGAACATCTATACCATTCGCCGTATTGCGGAAGGGCTTGCTCTTCTCATTTTGGCAGATGGCGAGGAAGCCATGCGGCGGGGTGTTGTTATCGCTTATGACACCAGGCATTTCTCCAAGGAATTTGCACTTGAAACAGCAAAAACCATTGGCAAACACGGCATCCAGGTGTTTCTGTTTAAAGAAAGTCGTCCGACGCCCGAGTTATCTTTTGCCATTAGACATCTACAAGCCTATGCGGGTGTCGTTATTACCGCAAGCCATAATCCAGCAACCTATAATGGCATTAAAATCTACGGGGAAGACGGAGGACAGCTACCTCCTATACCTTCAGACAAGATGACACAATTTATTGAAACACTCCAAAATCCTTTTGCAATTCGTACAGGGGATGCAGCCGAACTTGTAGCAAGTGGACAATTAATCTATGTATCGGAAGAGATTGATGCAGCTTATGAAAGATGTCTGCTGACATTACGCGAGGACATCCCCATGTTAACTACACATGGACAAGATGTAACCATCGTTTTTACCCCACTGCATGGAGCAGGTCTTGTCCCTGTTACCAACGGACTCCGGGCGTTCGGATTTGATAACGTCACTGTTGTTCAAGAGCAAGCGGCCCCAAATTCTGCGTTTCCAACAGTGCTTTATCCTAACCCAGAAGAACGAAGTGCATTTGAATTGGCGATTGCGCTTGGTCATGAAACGAAAGCAGACTTACTATTAGCCACTGATCCAGACGCTGATCGTCTTGGCGTAGCGATTCGAAAGCAAGACGGTGAATACGAACTGCTCAATGGCAACCAACTGGGTGCGCTTCTGCTGCATTACATCCTCATGCAGAAACAAAAAAAAGGCGAACTTCCCACGAACGGAATCGCCTTGAAAACAATTGTCACATCCGAATTCGGGCGTGCAGTCGCCACAAAGTTCGGCGTGCAAATGCTCGACACATTAACTGGATTTAAGTTCATTTCTGAAAAAATTGAGGAATTCGCTACTACTAAAGCCTATACATTCCTATTTGGCTACGAAGAAAGCTATGGTTTCCTTATTGGTGATTTCGCTCGTGACAAAGACGCCGTTCAAACGGCGCTCATGACTGCTGAAATGGTCACTTACTATCATTCCAAAAATCACGCTATCTACGAGGCACTCCAGGATTTATATGAGGAGCTTGGCCACTTCAGAGAATCATTGACATCACTCACGTTCGAAGGTAAGCAAGGCCAACAGAAAATTGAACAGCTCATGCGAACATTTCGAACACATCCCCCACAGTCCATCGCTGGAATATCCGTCATAGCAATCGAGGACTATCAATTACGAACACGCCGTTTTAGTAGCGGAGTCGTGGAACCTTTGACGCTCCCAGAGGCAGATGTGCTCAAACTTTTGCTGGAGGACGATTCATGGATTTGCATTAGACCTTCCGGAACTGAGCCAAAATGCAAATTCTATTTTGGCGTACGAAAAGACGATGCTGCAAGTGCAGAAGCTACACTTCAAATGATTGAGCAGGATATCATGGAATCTATTCAAGTACTAAACTAA